The region acatatacaccattcagttttcatatgtaaaaataaaatgttatcgaggtttgaatttcaatttgaccctactcaccccattttacggtacctaagaAGTTTCATTCGTTTCTTGTAAAATTTTCCTGAAATTCCCGAGAATATTTGCAACATTTTCGATATTATTTTCCATAACTTGCACATTTTGTCGGTGATCGTAAGCAAGCAATGTACGGCACGTCGACTGTTGCCCCCGGTGGCGATGGCGGTAAATCTCCACTAGGCTCGGCTAATGGCGGGTCAGGTACCACAATAATACGCCGCCGGCAACGACTGCTGCCTTATTATCAAACATATACTTATCAATTAGGTTTCGaagtaaaatcatttatttatataacaaatataaaaagtaatatTATAGAATTTAAAGACTAGGGTTGATAGGGTAAATGTGCCTAGCACGCTGCTGGCGTTGCCTCTTTGCTAACAGCTAGCGAAATATGCTGGACTAAATATGCGCCGGACCTGGGGTCGCCGCTTTTTTCTCGGAGGCGTTGACCTAACTTTCTTACTTAGGTTcgtatataattaaataattagatTAATAAACGGGGATAATTCAATAGTAAAACATAACTTTATCGGGTATATCGCGAATTCATTTTGTTACTTACCTTTATTTTCAACGTATCGACACAGGTtacactggtcgtggtcgcggaaAACGGATGTCCAAGCAAAATgacaaaacagagatttgtatAACTAACCGACGAAAAGTCTATGAAAACGTTAGGCTGGCTTTAAAAAggtgcctatttatattttaatatgtgttcaaaacgcgaaagtgtGTTATATGACATCAATACGAACAGCTAGCAGAACAAAAACAGAGAGACGAACCAGATCATCataacattatattatatactatATTTTAGAAAATCATTATTTCTGTTAAACATTATTTATCGCTGCTTAGGCAATTTTTAAAGCTTCAGCTTCAGCTTTTCATAAGTGTAACGACTATAAAATCAAATATTCTTCACATAaatactgccgtaatggaaaaGTGAATTAAAAGTCAATGGTAGCGATACAATCTTACTGCCTATTGTTGGCGAAACGCGGCAGCCTCCCGGATCACTAAAGTCAACAAGGACAATTAGTGAATGGCACATCTGCTCGCATTGTGCTCCGACAAATTGTCGTTAATGTGCCCGAAACATCTGACTGCTCAaggtgcgcggcgcgcgcggttGTGCTTATCATCTTTGTGCTATAATCAGATATTACTAATTTTATTCTATTATAGTTTTTATATTTCATATATCAGAACCCGAAAAGTCACACGAACTTACCtattaatacagtaaaattatacattttgcatttgcgtcaaatccggtagttctgattttttgcagacttgtttatgatgttggcccaatgaataatccaagtttgtgacctcgagcgccgaacgcaactttgtcaaaaatcgaataagccgcaattttttttagatttgggccattataaccctaaagtactagttttttatagtaactttctagggcgtttttaaagtagactaaatttgctacaattagacactagaattgtctctgtacatctaatattttccgagataaagccttacAAAATGTACAagtttttcgaacttgtattcgtaggctaagtaagtgcagtgagtatacacttatgtctcaggcgatgccggttggcacaattgtttctaaggtcaatcaaagctgatttggcccggtagcctcAAGATCgtaccccccccccctcaaacagggttgacaaagttacgttcggcgctcgaagtcacaaacttggattattcattgggccaacatcatacacaagtctgcaaaaaatcagaactaccggatttgacgcaaaagagccaggttacaaaattcgacaaagttactggattatataagttttaagtttttcCATACCTAGGTACGTACTTCTAAAGTATGTTCAATGTTCATGTCAACTTTTTGGGTTCTTAAATATTTAGTTAGACGTGAAAAAGTAGGCCTAGCCATTTGATATTAAGGACTAGATGCATGAGAAGTGTAAGGGTTCCGCTATTTTAGCTTGGCGCTAAAAATGTGCACTACAATTTGTTGTCAATATGATACGATGTTTACTTTACCTACTAGGTATTTACCGACTGCCTGACCTGCtagtatataatatacatagtaCTTACTTATAACATTAACAACCATTGTTATTGTAATACCTTGCAGGAACTGCTAGAGCTTAGGGgacacattttttaataaaaataacaattgaaACAATACAGCCGAGTCTGTTGCTTTTATTCCATTCTCCTATCACGTACTAATCCGCTTAAATGTAACCGATCTGTGCTTTTCACACCATTTGCTCCTAAACATACCAAATTACACACCTTTATTGACACATTCACCCGACTAAGACCTTATAGACTATTACATAACGTTCATATTCGTTCACCGTAGCATTTAAGTAATTTGGTggaaataaaatatatcaaCAAATAATGCGATTTGTGTCGAAAATCGCTGGATTGACGTTTTTGTGTGTGTTTGATTGACAGCTCGGTTGTGTGCGCTTCGGCATTCCATTTGGACTGTTTCGGACATGTGGATGATCTGACAACGTGTTTGTTATAATGAGTGGCGGATTTATAATGGAAATCTGTTGTAGGTCGTATTGGCTTTTTTGTACACAATATCCTTATTTGTATTGGCAAATGTTGTCAGAATATATTAGTGAATGTATTCAAGGGTACTAAAATATTGTGTGACCATGCTGTGTTGCTATGATCCACAGGTTTAAACTTTCAGTGCCTGTCTCTACCTATGATACATACTTGTATAACATTACAAATTAATACTGAATGCCCAACAATATGCTTATAATTAAACACACCAtcatatataaaaaaagtaatttataaataacagtGTTTAAAACTGAATACGTAAAACGGAAATAGATCCAAACTCAGCTGTTATTGCAACACTTTAATAAACAGCCTAAGCAAAAGTCACCATCTACAATTTAACAAACTAAGCGTTTAAATTATACTCCGGAGTATTTGTTCcgcaatatattattataatattataagagcCGTCGCACGCGCAGCTATAAAGACGACAACCGCACCAGTAACATATTATATGTGTGTATGATAATACAGGATAATATATTAGCGGGTGATCTGCTTATCACGGTAATATATGGGGGATTATGGCAATAcaaagttattaaataaatatatttgtttacTTGCTAAGTGGACGCGGCTAGGTAAGGTTGACAATTTGACATGCGCATTACGCACGAATGTTTAATAGTAACTTATAGTTTTGGTAACATGCTACTTTAATGCATAGTACCTACTATGATCTATTATGTAAGTTagtatgatttagagtttagaaaCAAAGTAATCACTATTTTTGTCAGTTTGGGTgggtacttatacatattacaaAGATACAAATATATGACTATCTTCGTTTCCAAGTATCAATCATAAATCACTAACAATACATAATCAAACATTGGAATATAAATCACACATTATGACGAAACAACCAAACATTTTATGGTTAAATTGCGGCTAGCGagttttcttatttatttatgttatggagatccaacagctatcTATACAGAGTATTCCAAATTGATAAGAGATGGAAAGCCAATTACAGGGTCACACATGTAGAGCTTATGCCTTCAAGAATTTCTATCTTTTGCCAACCCCAGACGCTCAAAGATTACGTGCATTGACACAGGCGAGGCGATCCATGACTTACGGCCGGTGGCAAATGGACTGGCCCCATAATATGAAGCCCAGCTACAAAGTAGACTCGAAAATAATCTTATTCCACTTTCAATCTTTTGTGAATGTTAGCGTAATATTTCAAGCTATACGtaaagttttataaaaatatatacgtCTTACCTTTTGCCATGTGAATTTAGCTGGGTAACGGAATGCACTTAAAAGCAATGAAAAAGGGGCAACtctctatgaaacttcccaaaAATATTTGtctatatttaaaaaaccgggcaagtgcgagtcggactcgcgcacgaagggttccgtaccataatgcaaaaaacggcaaaaaaaaaacggtcacccatccaaatactgaccccgcccgacgttgcttaacttcggtcaaaaatcacgtttgttgtatgggagccccacttaaatctttattttattctgtttttagtatttgttgttatagcgacaacagaaatacatcatctgtgaaaatttcaactgtttagctatcacggttcgtgagatacagcctggtgacagacagacggacggacggacggacggacgcacagcggagtcttagtaatagggtcccgttttaccctttgggtacggaaccctaaaaagacctaAAGATAATTGTCCTTACCTATATGTGTAGATTAGCCAAAGACATCTTCTGATTTGAATTTTAACTCGTGTAATGAAATCCACCGCAAAATTCAATAAACCGTACAATAAACCTTCTAACAGCCTGTAGTTTATAAGTAGCAATAATAATTAAAGGCGGCCGCTAACGAACGGCCCAAAACGAACAAATCGCTGACAAACGGGCTGCATTGTGGGCTACCGGTCTTAACTCTTGCGCGGGACCGATTTCTGCTAACCgcgcagggttccgtacctataACCTTTACAAAAATGTTTTACAACAGTCACAACAAGGTATCCTCTTAAGCAATTCAACTCAGTAATCTAAACGTTTGTCTATATGGTAGTGTATGTATAATTTGTATTTCCATTGATTACATATTTTTTACTTCCGATATTTTCCCACTAATTATATCATTAAGATGGGTCGACAACCCCTTGAATGTCTTCTATATTTATTGACTATTATTAAACCACAGGTCATTTTAAATaaacttcattatttttatcaCTTAGAACATATATAGTTGTTAAATAGGTACTTTTCTGTATGTTCacatttcagtattttcaaatattttttatttataatttacattcGTGTCTAAACATTTTTTTGGTTTTCTTTTTACCCTTATAACCCTAAACATAACTAAAAGCCATGGTCCTTTGTCCAAAGTATTAAACACGATGGAGAGTTTATCGACACCACGAACCTTACATTGGCCAGGCAATTCTGAACCTCACTTTGTATAGAACTCCTCCTAAAGAGGGACTCTAACACTATGGTCTTATAAAGTATTTGGAAGTAACGATTTGAAAGGTATAAATTCATTGATGTTAAGCCGTTGTGGTGAACGGCGCcatattaaaatgtaaaaaagaaAATGAATGTGTTTAAAACTCGGTTCGGGTTGTCGTAGTCAGTAGCATCTGTGTAAATTGACTTATTCTGTGTCTCTATTACAATCGTCAACGTAAAATGACTTCCAGCAGTCAAAGTATGACTTGTCTATCGCTATTATAGGCATGATTGGTACCCGCTGCAGTGTAGCAAAAAACACGCGAATAAACTACGATTATCGAGCTACCATGTCATGCCATGTCggacataggtacctaagtagtattAGATATTGTTGTTTGCGTCACTAGGTTTTCACTGGTGAATTTGACTCCGACCACGACAAAACTTCCTGTGTATAGGTTCTGCTATGTCTATGTTAACACTTATGCCAGGAACTATATTGAATCCAAATCTGTATTCAATAGGTGTATTAAATGTAGGATTGTCTTTATGTAGCATGAAACTAGCAGCCAACTATATTCTCATTCGCATTTTGAATTAATATTGATTAAATCGTCTGTTGAAACTGAGGGCGAGGGTGCCCTTAGATTGACAGGTTGTCATCACACGGGTGTTGTGATAGGACAGAGTCATCACATATCACATGACGGATGTAACAAATGTGCCCACTAATTGCCCGACAGTTTTTCTACTTCCCCTGTCCTCATTAATTTATTGCATCGCTGTTAATCGCTTTTAATCTACCTATTATTGAAATTTACATATTATGCAATTGCAGATCCTAAAGTGTCACTTTTGATACATTAGCATATAATGATAATGATGTTAGGTTTACACGTTTAGTCTGGTCCGGCACGTATGggggtccaagggggaggcctatgttcagcagtggacgtgttatggctgagatgatgatgatgatgattttagtCTGATTGGTCATAGATGTATGTACAATGTACATTAAGACAGAAATACTATTTTTTATGAATATTAAACCTAACATTAACGAATGATATTAGTTAACAAGCATTTATAGACCGTATATACTTGCCTATACAAGAAATAGAGTATTGAGGTAATACGGTTCTTCCCAGAAACACTCAGATAGATACCTAACTGACTATACCTGTACAGATCGCTATCGGCACTCCAAACAATCCTGCGAACCGATTGAGGAAAATGCGCTAGAAAAATGGTTCTTATTCCAATAAAActtatcaaatatttatttaatatgaaTGTCCGAATGAGAGTCTTTTTGTACATTTGCCTCGTATAAACCATACGATACTTTTACTATTAATTTTAACCTTACCTAAAATGAATTTAAATCATGGTGAAAAATTACTATAAAGTAGgttcgtagccaacatgccaatcgtttacgctccatAGCGGACGAaatgcaactgtcactgtcgcactaatatggaataGTTCTATGAGACACAAAgcatttcgttgtcgtagcgcaatcgattgtcaccttggctaggcacccaggaGTGGAGTTGCCAAGTATTAAGAGTCCAAATAATAACAGTTCTttatcagaaataaatattgagagtcaataaaacaatgaaattaaaatGAACCCTTAAAATGCGGCACTCGAAATAttgtgtatttattatattgcttGATTGATCGTCAAGTTTTAATTAAGTACTAGAAGTGATAATGACACATTGTGAAGTATCTTTATCAAATCAAACTAAGAGTGAAAACAACACCCTTGAGATTATGAATCCTTTATAAAGAACGTGTTTTAATTACATTGGAACAGTTTCAAGACAAGACCAGTGTTAATCATTTTCTTAGAGTCTTTCTTCATCGTATCAAAGAGATGCAGGGTATCAACATTTTTGTGGTTTTGGTGATCGTGGCTCTCTTTGGGCTAGTCTTTGCGGCACCTGCTGAAGGTAAACTACTAAATTATCCATTTTATCTATGCATGTAcgctcatacatttttttacataattttaggGAGTCATTCAAATACTACAGATGTAGGAAGGATATTTTTGTAAACATGTACCTCCAATCCAAATACTCAAGTCACTTACACCGCCAATCTGTCGATTCTCTTAACTTTATTCAACACAGTTTTTTAAAATacaagaataataatttattttccgtATTATTTTACACAACGTTTAATCAGTTCCATGAATAAGGGTTGTTAAGTTGGGTTGATTCAATCTCTGTATCAATTACCTAATTTTCATAACTACACACGATAACTACTACATAGCATTAAATGATTGCTTTTTTGCAGAGCTATCTGGTGTCGAGCAGCTCCCAGCGATGCTGGTGCGGTCGGGGCCGGCGCAACTGGCGCTGGGGTCGCCGCAGACGCGCCAGTGCACCAACGCCGCCTGCGCCAACCTGTGCCGCGCGCTCGGCTGGACCAACGGCTTCTGTCTTGACACCGAGTGGTGCCTCTGCTACAACTAACCTAAAACCCTGTCGCACGAGCGCtcattaaggggccggtatatgacgttt is a window of Cydia splendana chromosome 1, ilCydSple1.2, whole genome shotgun sequence DNA encoding:
- the LOC134796358 gene encoding defensin-like — its product is MQGINIFVVLVIVALFGLVFAAPAEELSGVEQLPAMLVRSGPAQLALGSPQTRQCTNAACANLCRALGWTNGFCLDTEWCLCYN